The Desmodus rotundus isolate HL8 chromosome 3, HLdesRot8A.1, whole genome shotgun sequence genome includes a region encoding these proteins:
- the CLCA1 gene encoding calcium-activated chloride channel regulator 1, whose translation MGPFKSSVFILVLHLLEGALSNSLIQLNNNGYEGIVIAIDPDVPEDETLIQEIKDMVTQASPYLFEATGKRFYFKSVTILIPEKWKTKPEYARPKLETYKNADVLVVKPNPPGNDEPYTEQMGNCGDKGERIYFTPDFIVGKKLPQYGPQGRVFVHEWAHLRWGVFNEYNNDQKFYLSQGKKEAVRCSAAITGKAEINKCQGGSCVSKACKLDKVTGLYEKGCEFIPDTHQTEKASIMFSQSINSVVEFCTEKNHNKEAPNLQNQKCNLRSTWEVISDSDDFKKTNPMTTQPPKPTFSLLQIGQRIVCLVLDKSGSMANGDRLKRMNQAGKLFLLQTVEQGSWVGMVMFDSAAYVQSELIQINGGTERDVLIGKLPTATGGGTSICTGLRSAFTLIRKKYPTDGSEIVLLTDGEDPTISTCFNEVKQSGAIIHTVALGPDAAKELEELSKMTGGLKTYASDQAQNNGLIDAFGSLSSGNGAVTQRSIQLESRGLTLQNSQWMNGTVIVDSTVGNDTLFLVTWTAQPPQILLWDPSGQRQDGFLVDTDTKVAYLQIPGTAKVGVWNYSLQASSQTLTLTVTSRASSATLPPVTVTSKMNKDTGEFPSPMVVYAKINQGAFPILRASVTALIESVEGKTVTLELLDNGAGADATKDDGVYSRYFSAYDANGRYSVKVRALGGVNAARRRVTPQQNGAMYIPGWIEDGEVKWNPPRPEINKDDLQGKQVCFSRTSSGGSFVASNVPKAPIPDLFPPCQITDLKAKLQGDHLINLTWTAPGDDYDHGRAYRYIIGISTSILDLRDKFNESLKVNTNDLTPKEANSEEVFVFTPEGITFENGTDLFIAVQAVDKVNLTSEISNIARVSLFILPPTPPETPGPSLPCPDVNVNSTIPGIHILKIMWKWLGELQLSVALG comes from the exons gACATGGTGACACAGGCGTCTCCATATCTGTTTGAAGCTACAGGGAAAAGATTCTATTTCAAAAGTGTTACCATTTTGATTCCTGAAAAATGGAAGACAAAACCGGAGTATGCGAGACCAAAACTCGAGACCTATAAAAAC GCTGATGTTCTAGTTGTTAAACCTAATCCTCCAGGTAACGATGAACCCTATACTGAGCAGATGGGAAACTGTGGCGACAAGGGGGAAAGGATTTATTTCACTCCTGATTTCATAGTAGGAAAAAAGTTGCCTCAATATGGACCACAAG GAAGGGTCTTTGTCCATGAATGGGCTCATCTACGATGGGGAGTATTTAATGAGTACAATAATGACCAGAAATTCTACTTATCtcagggaaaaaaggaagcagtAAG ATGTTCAGCAGCTATTACTGGTAAAGCTGAAATAAATAAGTGTCAAGGAGGGAGCTGTGTCAGCAAAGCATGCAAGCTTGACAAAGTAACAGGGCTGTATGAAAAAGGATGTGAGTTTATACCTGATACCCACCAGACAGAGAAGGCTTCTATAATGTTTTCACAAAGTATCAATTCA GTGGTCGAATtctgtacagaaaaaaatcacaataaagaAGCCCCAAACCTGCAAAACCAAAAGTGCAATCTCAGAAGCACATGGGAAGTGATTAGTGATTCTGATGACTTTAAGAAAACCAATCCTATGACGACACAGCCACCGAAACCCACCTTCTCACTGCTGCAGATCGGACAAAGGATCGTGTGTTTAGTCCTCGATAAGTCTGGAAGCATGGCG AACGGTGACCGCCTGAAACGAATGAATCAAGCAGGCAAACTTTTCCTGCTGCAGACGGTTGAGCAAGGGTCCTGGGTTGGGATGGTGATGTTTGACAGTGCTGCCTATGTACAAAGTGAACTCATACAGATCAACGGTGGCACGGAAAGGGACGTGCTCATCGGAAAACTACCCACAGCGACCGGAGGAGGAACATCCATCTGCACTGGACTTCGATCAGCATTTACT CTCATTAGGAAGAAATATCCAACAGATGGGTCTGAAATTGTGCTCCTGACCGATGGGGAGGACCCCACCATAAGCACGTGCTTCAACGAGGTGAAGCAGAGTGGAGCCATCATTCACACAGTCGCTCTGGGGCCCGACGCAGCGAAAGAACTAGAGGAACTGTCAAAAATGACAG GAGGTTTAAAGACATACGCTTCAGATCAGGCTCAGAACAATGGCCTCATTGACGCTTTTGGGTCCCTTTCGTCAGGAAATGGAGCTGTCACCCAGCGTTCCATCCAG CTTGAGAGTAGGGGCTTAACTCTCCAGAACAGTCAGTGGATGAACGGCACAGTGATTGTGGACAGCACTGTGGGAAACGACACTTTGTTTCTCGTCACGTGGACGGCGCAGCCTCCCCAAATCCTTCTCTGGGATCCCAGCGGACAGAGACAAGATGGCTTTTTAGTGGACACAGACACCAAAGTGGCCTACCTCCAGATCCCAGGCACTGCCAAG GTTGGCGTTTGGAATTATAGTCTACAAGCAAGCTCACAAACCCTGACTTTGACTGTCACCTCCCGTGCATCAAGCGCTACCTTGCCTCCAGTTACAGTGACCTCCAAAATGAACAAAGACACAGGCGAATTCCCTAGCCCTATGGTAGTTTATGCAAAGATTAACCAAGGAGCCTTTCCCATTCTCAGGGCCAGTGTTACAGCCCTGATAGAATCAGTGGAGGGAAAAACAGTTACCTTGGAATTATTGGACAACGGAGCAG GTGCTGATGCTACTAAGGATGACGGTGTCTATTCAAGGTATTTTTCAGCTTATGATGCAAACGGTAGATACAGTGTAAAAGTACGGGCTCTGGGAGGAGTGAATGCAGCCAGGCGGAGAGTTACACCCCAGCAGAACGGAGCCATGTACATACCTGGCTGGATTGAGGATG GTGAAGTAAAATGGAATCCACCAAGACCTGAAATTAATAAGGATGACCTTCAAGGCAAGCAAGTGTGTTTCAGCAGAACATCCTCAGGAGGTTCATTTGTGGCCTCCAATGTCCCAAAGGCTCCCATACCCGATCTCTTTCCTCCTTGTCAAATCACTGACCTGAAGGCAAAACTCCAAGGGGACCATCTCATTAATCTGACGTGGACAGCTCCTGGGGACGATTATGACCACGGAAGAG cttACCGGTATATCATTGGAATAAGCACAAGTATTCTTGATCTCAGAGACAAGTTCAATGAATCGCTTAAAGTGAACACTAATGATCTTACTCCAAAGGAAGCCAACTCTGAGGAAGTCTTCGTGTTTACACCGGAAGGCATCACTTTTGAAAATGGCACGGATCTCTTCATCGCTGTTCAGGCTGTTGATAAGGTCAACCTGACGTCAGAAATCTCCAACATTGCGCGAGTGTCTTTGTTTATTCTCCCACCGACTCCTCCAGAGACACCTGGTCCTTCTCTCCCTTGTCCTGATGTTAATGTCAACAGCACCATTCCTGGCATTCACATCTTAAAAATTATGTGGAAGTGGCTAGGAGAATTGCAGCTGTCAGTAGCCTTGGGTTGA